ATGCGCCACGAGCGTCACCTGCGCCCCCAGGTCGAAGCCAATCGCGCTGGCGCCAATCAGCCACAGCCGGTGATGGGGCTCCAGCCACGGCGCCGCGAACATCGTGGCGAAGGAGAGGACGGTCAGTGCGGCGCCCAGGCGCGTGACGACCTCCGGCCCGTAGCGATCCGCGATGCGGCCCGCCACCGGCGCGCCCAACGCTCCCGCCGCGCCCGCGAGCCCGAAGGCGCCGGCCGCCGCGCTCCCCAGGTGGAACGGGGCGCCATGCAGCATCACGGCGAGGGTGGACCAGAACGCGCTGAAGCCAATGGAGATGAGCCCCTGGGCCAGCGCCGCCCGGCGCAGGGCGCCATGCTTGCGCCACAGGCCGGCCAGCGAGCCGAGCAGCGCGCCGTAGGAGAGCGTGTTCGTGGGGTGGAAGCGGGGCAGGCCGCGCCAGGCCGCCACGCCGACGAAGGCCACGCTGGCGGCGGCGACCATGAACATGGCGCGCCAGCCGAAGCGCTCGGCCACCACGCCGCTGATGACGCGGGACAGGAGGATGCCGAGCAGCAGGCCCGTCATCACCGTGCCCACCACCTTGCCGCGCTCGCGCTCGCGCTCGGAGGCCAGGGTCGCGGCGGCGGGGACGATGTCCTGCGCCACGGTCGCCGTCAGGCCCACGGCGAAGCTCACCACCAGGAGCAGCTGGATGTCCGGGGCCAGGCCGCCCAGGAGCAGGGCCCCGCTCAGCAGCGCGGCCTTGATGAGGATGATGCGGCGCCGGTCGAAGCGGTCGCCCAGCGGCGTCAGCAGCAGGATGCCCAGCGCGTAGCCCAGCTGCGTGAGCATGGGCACCAGGCCCACCGCGGTGTCGGAGGCGCCGAGGGTGGACCCCATCACCCCCAGCATCGGCTGGCTGTAATAGATCGCTGCCACCGACAGGCCGGCGCTCGCGGCCAGCAGCAGCCGCAGGCCGTGCGACAGGGAGGTGCTGGCGGCGGAGGCCGGTGAGGGGAGGACGCCGCTTCCGGCGGTTCCATGTACGGCGCGAATGAAGGACATGATGTTCACCTCGGGTGATGCGCGATGAGGTGACAGTGCGCCAGAGGAGGATGGGACGGTAGACGCGTGCTCCGTACAGCGGTTATACGCGGTGCGTATCACCCTCTCTGGGAGCAGGCCCGCATGCCCACCCCTTCGAAGCCGGCCCGGCGGCGCGGCTCCCCGCCGAAGCTTTCCGTGTCCGCCAGCGCCGACCGGCTGGAGCTGATGCAGACGTTCATCCGCATCGTGGACGCCGGGAGCCTGTCCTCCGCCGCCGCGCAGCTGGGCACCACGCAGCCGACGGTGAGCCGCCGGCTCCAGGCGCTGGAGCGCTCACTGGGGCTGCGGCTGCTCCAGCGCTCCACCCACGCCATGAAGCTCACCGAGGACGGGACGCGCTGCTACGAGCGGGCGAAGGAACTGCTGGCCAGCTGGGACATGTTCGAGTCCGACCTGCGCGGCGCGAGCGACGAACCGGAGGGCAGGCTGCGGGTCGTGGTGCCACACGCGTTCGGGCAGGAGCTGCTGGTGGCGCCGCTGACGGAATACCTGGGCCGTTACCCGCGGGTCTCCGTCGAATGGCTGCTGCATGACCGGCCGGTGGACT
This DNA window, taken from Corallococcus coralloides DSM 2259, encodes the following:
- a CDS encoding MFS transporter, producing MSFIRAVHGTAGSGVLPSPASAASTSLSHGLRLLLAASAGLSVAAIYYSQPMLGVMGSTLGASDTAVGLVPMLTQLGYALGILLLTPLGDRFDRRRIILIKAALLSGALLLGGLAPDIQLLLVVSFAVGLTATVAQDIVPAAATLASERERERGKVVGTVMTGLLLGILLSRVISGVVAERFGWRAMFMVAAASVAFVGVAAWRGLPRFHPTNTLSYGALLGSLAGLWRKHGALRRAALAQGLISIGFSAFWSTLAVMLHGAPFHLGSAAAGAFGLAGAAGALGAPVAGRIADRYGPEVVTRLGAALTVLSFATMFAAPWLEPHHRLWLIGASAIGFDLGAQVTLVAHQTLVFGIEPAARSRLNAVLFVGVFAGMSVGAASGSLVLARWGWVGVTLLATASALAALLVRLFPAARAAR